The following coding sequences lie in one Metallumcola ferriviriculae genomic window:
- a CDS encoding saccharopine dehydrogenase family protein, giving the protein MEVVVLGTGMIGTTVVRELVKYQNIEKVIAVDGFSENINKCLAVTDNAKAVGKLANLQTEEDIFDVLKDADVAIACLPHSLSLPAIKAAIAAKCNLVDLVGSKYEEKMKLDSLAKEAGIIVIPGCGVAPGITNFLAAQGIEMLDEADEAVMICGGIPRHPLPPLWYQVVFRLESVMGLYTRPAKAAENGEIVTLPPLSGLEALSFPSPVGECEAVITDSHSTAYTLKDKVKKLYEKTVRYSGHWHKMSVLAELGFLEEDSIEVDGNLISPKRLTEKILEPKLRGQSIEDITVLRVLTKGKKNGVSTTHIWEMVDLYDHERNITSMAKTTAIPAMLLANWILSKKITETGVVPVENIIIGDRFNPFIEQLDKYGIEIKYQEQQS; this is encoded by the coding sequence ATGGAAGTAGTTGTATTAGGAACTGGAATGATAGGTACAACCGTTGTTAGAGAACTTGTTAAGTATCAGAATATAGAGAAAGTCATTGCAGTGGACGGTTTTAGTGAAAATATTAATAAATGTCTGGCTGTTACAGATAACGCGAAAGCAGTTGGCAAGTTAGCTAATTTGCAAACAGAAGAAGATATTTTTGATGTATTAAAAGATGCTGATGTAGCCATTGCGTGTTTGCCTCATTCGTTAAGTCTACCGGCAATTAAGGCAGCAATTGCTGCTAAATGTAACTTAGTGGATTTAGTTGGTTCTAAGTACGAGGAAAAAATGAAGTTAGACAGTCTTGCTAAAGAAGCTGGAATAATCGTTATACCGGGGTGTGGTGTAGCCCCGGGAATAACGAACTTTTTAGCAGCGCAAGGAATTGAAATGTTAGATGAAGCAGATGAGGCAGTAATGATTTGTGGAGGGATACCGAGACACCCATTACCTCCATTATGGTATCAAGTAGTATTTCGATTGGAAAGTGTGATGGGCCTTTATACTAGACCAGCTAAGGCGGCTGAAAATGGAGAAATTGTCACCTTACCGCCATTATCGGGACTTGAAGCGCTGAGTTTCCCTAGTCCTGTTGGTGAATGTGAAGCGGTGATAACCGATTCACATAGTACTGCATACACCCTCAAGGACAAAGTAAAAAAACTGTATGAGAAAACAGTCCGGTATTCTGGTCATTGGCACAAAATGTCTGTACTTGCTGAACTCGGATTTCTTGAAGAAGATTCCATTGAAGTGGATGGGAATTTAATAAGTCCAAAGCGGTTAACTGAGAAAATATTGGAACCAAAATTACGGGGGCAGTCTATTGAAGATATTACTGTTTTACGAGTATTAACTAAAGGTAAAAAGAACGGTGTTAGCACAACACACATCTGGGAAATGGTAGATCTTTACGACCATGAACGTAATATAACTTCAATGGCTAAAACAACGGCAATTCCAGCTATGCTATTGGCAAATTGGATTTTAAGCAAGAAAATTACTGAGACAGGAGTTGTTCCCGTAGAAAATATCATTATTGGTGACCGGTTTAACCCGTTCATAGAACAACTAGATAAATATGGTATTGAAATAAAATATCAAGAACAACAAAGTTAA
- a CDS encoding amino acid ABC transporter permease — protein sequence MDLSIVIKFFPTLLNATIITIMLAVVSVVFALILGFFSALARISKIKILKAMASIYISAFRGTPLLVQIFVIYYGLPQIDIAIDPIPSGILALSLNAGSYLSESFRAAILAVDKGQMEAAVSMGMTYGQAMRRVILPQSIRIAIPTLSNTYIILIKDTSLVSVITVTELLQMSTLIIAKTFEPLTIYLMAAAIYWVVITFFTVVLDHLEKRTSRHVA from the coding sequence ATGGATCTTTCAATAGTCATAAAATTTTTCCCAACACTATTAAATGCGACGATTATTACGATTATGCTAGCTGTAGTTTCAGTAGTTTTCGCATTAATATTGGGCTTCTTTTCGGCGCTAGCAAGAATTTCAAAAATAAAAATATTAAAAGCAATGGCATCCATATATATATCAGCTTTCCGCGGCACCCCTCTTCTAGTCCAAATCTTTGTGATTTACTATGGTTTGCCGCAGATAGATATTGCAATTGATCCTATACCATCAGGTATCCTAGCGTTAAGTCTAAATGCAGGTTCCTATTTGTCTGAATCTTTTCGTGCGGCCATTTTAGCAGTTGATAAAGGTCAGATGGAAGCGGCAGTTTCTATGGGGATGACTTATGGGCAAGCAATGAGACGAGTCATCCTGCCGCAGAGCATTCGTATAGCTATTCCGACACTATCAAACACATATATAATTTTGATAAAAGATACTTCATTGGTGTCTGTCATTACAGTCACGGAACTACTACAAATGTCTACCTTAATAATTGCCAAAACATTTGAACCTTTAACAATTTATTTGATGGCAGCTGCAATCTATTGGGTTGTTATTACATTCTTCACTGTAGTACTGGATCATTTGGAGAAGAGAACATCAAGACATGTTGCTTAA
- a CDS encoding amino acid ABC transporter ATP-binding protein: protein MVSVKNIRKSFDDNVVLKDINLTVDKSEVVVIMGPSGSGKSTLLRCMTFLEEPDKGIVKLGENEVEAAVKPNKKRKSSIRQLRQNTGFVFQQFNLFPHRTALENVMEGPMIIKDMDRNKAKEKAMTLLDKVGLADKVDHYPAKLSGGQQQRVAIARALSMEPMVMLYDEPTSALDPELVREVLLVMKQLAKEGMTMIVVTHEMGFAKDVADRVIFMDEGVIVEEGSSDQMFNNPKEERTKRFLRDVSEG from the coding sequence ATAGTAAGTGTTAAAAACATAAGGAAGTCTTTTGATGATAATGTTGTACTAAAAGATATTAACCTCACTGTTGATAAAAGCGAAGTAGTAGTAATCATGGGACCTAGTGGCTCCGGCAAATCGACGTTACTACGCTGTATGACATTTTTGGAAGAACCGGACAAGGGAATTGTGAAACTTGGTGAAAACGAGGTTGAAGCAGCAGTAAAACCAAATAAAAAAAGAAAGTCTTCAATAAGGCAATTACGCCAAAATACGGGCTTTGTTTTTCAACAGTTTAATTTGTTTCCCCATAGGACTGCCCTTGAAAACGTGATGGAAGGTCCAATGATAATTAAAGACATGGACCGCAATAAAGCCAAGGAAAAAGCTATGACATTACTAGATAAAGTTGGGTTGGCAGATAAAGTGGATCATTATCCAGCTAAACTCTCAGGAGGTCAACAACAAAGGGTTGCGATAGCCAGAGCCCTTTCTATGGAACCAATGGTAATGCTCTATGATGAGCCAACCTCAGCATTAGATCCAGAACTAGTGCGGGAAGTTCTTTTAGTTATGAAACAACTGGCTAAGGAAGGTATGACCATGATTGTTGTAACGCATGAAATGGGATTTGCAAAAGATGTAGCTGACCGGGTGATTTTTATGGATGAAGGCGTAATAGTGGAGGAAGGAAGTTCAGATCAGATGTTCAATAATCCTAAAGAGGAAAGAACTAAGCGATTTCTGAGAGATGTAAGTGAAGGATAA
- a CDS encoding CpsD/CapB family tyrosine-protein kinase, with translation MATTHNTLLVTKDNPSSLTAEAYRTLRTNLSFVGADHPCRCLLFTSGHPRVGKSTIAANLSFILAQTDKKVLLVDCDLRKPSLHKLFNLNNSSGLTNILSQNKSIPELAHNVTDGLWVLTSGPIPPNPSELISSNTAKQFWAEATETFDYTLIDSPPVLAVSDALVLSKQADGVIIVLDARSTRIDSAKEVKARFSQAGATVLGVVLNRVKLNKKDSQYYYK, from the coding sequence ATGGCTACTACTCATAATACCCTCTTGGTTACTAAAGACAATCCATCTTCACTGACTGCGGAGGCTTATCGGACTTTAAGGACCAATCTTAGTTTTGTCGGCGCGGACCATCCTTGTCGCTGTTTGCTTTTCACCAGTGGACACCCCAGAGTTGGCAAGTCAACAATTGCTGCAAATCTGTCATTTATCTTAGCCCAGACTGACAAAAAAGTATTACTAGTTGACTGTGATTTAAGAAAACCTTCCCTACATAAACTCTTCAACCTTAATAATTCATCGGGCCTGACCAACATTCTATCGCAGAATAAAAGCATTCCAGAGCTGGCACATAATGTGACAGACGGGCTATGGGTGTTAACCAGCGGGCCCATTCCCCCGAACCCTTCTGAACTAATTTCGTCAAATACTGCCAAACAATTCTGGGCAGAGGCAACGGAAACATTCGATTACACTTTAATCGATTCCCCGCCTGTTTTAGCAGTTTCAGATGCTTTGGTCCTTTCTAAACAAGCAGACGGCGTGATTATTGTATTAGATGCTCGCTCTACCCGAATAGATTCTGCGAAAGAAGTAAAGGCACGTTTTTCCCAAGCGGGTGCAACCGTACTTGGAGTTGTATTAAATCGGGTCAAGCTAAACAAAAAGGATTCCCAGTATTATTACAAATAA
- a CDS encoding YveK family protein produces the protein MATENEMVKIQIIDLRSLFKVLVKRKWIIILGVLLAILISVSLNIYVFNPVYEARVLLRVSHPVQSIRDRIVDNQGLEAVVSSMSQLPEMTMQTHVRLLTSDALMQRVRDNLGIGLEDIDLKTLLKLTDVSVIKDSNLILLKTRFTKPTLAKTLGDTISIEYIKFVSEINQQQMEQSITFLKDQYALIETDLYSALGRLSKVNNTAGTFLSLEGQVQKTNLMNEVSRLQQTMDLLAEKIAENRISGSMDFGQASILVVSPASLPLEPIRPRKILNIVIAFFLGLLVFIPLAFLLEHLDYKIKTPNDVADHLVLPTLGMIPQIKRDSISID, from the coding sequence ATGGCTACAGAAAATGAAATGGTTAAAATTCAAATCATAGACTTACGTTCATTGTTCAAAGTATTAGTGAAAAGAAAATGGATAATAATACTTGGCGTTTTATTGGCGATACTTATTAGCGTATCTCTTAATATTTATGTCTTCAACCCAGTCTACGAGGCAAGGGTACTACTCCGTGTATCCCACCCTGTTCAATCAATTAGAGACCGCATTGTGGATAATCAAGGCTTAGAGGCAGTCGTTAGTAGTATGTCGCAACTTCCTGAAATGACTATGCAAACTCACGTAAGGTTGTTAACTAGCGATGCCCTAATGCAAAGGGTCAGAGATAACTTGGGGATAGGCTTAGAAGATATAGATCTAAAAACCCTATTGAAATTAACCGATGTTTCTGTGATTAAAGATTCTAATCTCATTCTGTTAAAAACCAGATTTACAAAGCCAACTTTAGCCAAGACCCTTGGGGATACTATCAGCATAGAATACATAAAATTCGTTTCAGAAATTAACCAACAACAAATGGAGCAATCCATAACTTTCCTAAAAGACCAATACGCCCTTATTGAAACGGACCTCTACTCTGCCCTCGGTAGATTGTCTAAGGTCAATAACACCGCGGGTACATTTTTATCTTTGGAAGGCCAAGTGCAAAAAACGAACCTTATGAATGAAGTTAGTCGCCTACAACAGACAATGGACCTACTTGCAGAGAAAATTGCTGAAAATCGGATTTCGGGATCGATGGATTTCGGCCAGGCCAGCATTCTTGTAGTATCACCCGCATCTTTACCGCTAGAGCCGATCAGACCTAGAAAAATATTAAACATCGTCATCGCATTTTTCCTTGGGTTGTTAGTTTTTATCCCCTTGGCATTTCTACTAGAACATCTTGATTATAAAATCAAGACACCCAACGATGTGGCCGATCATCTAGTCCTACCAACACTAGGGATGATTCCCCAAATTAAACGAGATTCTATTTCTATCGATTGA
- a CDS encoding tyrosine-protein phosphatase has product MIDLHAHVLPGLDDGVCHEHEALLAVKQALSVGFNQIVAIAHVRPEIYENSKNMILEATSSLNHTLLQHGIDAQLLSGAEYYLVPELTKQFSMGLLLTVNNTGNYLLVELPKLQLPLQLNSILFDLQLLGVTPILAHPERNQEISQNPAILINLVKRGVLVQITAGSLMGLFGRDTKKVTEFLLRKRLVHVMASDMHGPGRRMSIVRKAIRRLKCLVGEKDAHLILKDNPKLIIQGRTA; this is encoded by the coding sequence TTGATTGACCTTCACGCCCATGTATTGCCGGGCTTAGATGATGGTGTCTGCCATGAGCATGAGGCACTACTTGCAGTAAAACAAGCCTTATCGGTTGGTTTCAATCAGATTGTTGCCATAGCTCATGTTAGACCGGAAATATATGAAAACTCAAAGAATATGATTTTGGAGGCTACTAGCAGCTTAAACCATACTCTGTTGCAGCATGGTATAGATGCGCAGCTGCTGTCGGGCGCAGAATATTACCTAGTACCCGAATTAACAAAGCAATTCTCAATGGGATTGTTACTTACGGTAAACAATACCGGGAACTACCTCTTGGTCGAACTACCCAAACTGCAACTTCCCTTGCAGCTTAATTCCATTCTTTTTGATTTGCAGCTGCTGGGAGTAACACCGATACTGGCCCATCCTGAACGAAACCAAGAAATATCCCAAAACCCTGCTATCCTAATAAATTTGGTAAAAAGAGGGGTACTTGTTCAAATTACTGCAGGTAGCCTGATGGGGCTCTTTGGCAGGGATACTAAAAAAGTTACGGAGTTTCTTCTGCGTAAGCGATTAGTTCATGTTATGGCATCGGATATGCACGGCCCGGGACGACGAATGTCTATCGTGCGGAAGGCCATTCGAAGATTGAAATGTCTTGTAGGGGAAAAAGATGCGCACCTCATTTTAAAGGACAACCCAAAATTAATAATACAAGGCAGGACAGCCTAA
- the murJ gene encoding murein biosynthesis integral membrane protein MurJ: MNVSGKMTRNTFLILILTLLSRILGLGRETAIAYRFGTTGTADAFLIAFTIPFIFYSAVGRTLSTVIIPVYSEYVALGQRVASWKLLSKVINLVFLITTASTVVAIINAATLANFFGAGFNTEVLGIATILISLIMPSIIFMTLSGLLGGILNANNVFGPPAVGPAIMNITIILFAMFSTMWLGVYGLVIGTVVGSLFFLLVQLVALKGIGFKYFISFDFKDPALYKIMLAILPILIVSGITQLYTLIDFRFASALSEGSIAALNYARKTMQLPQSLFITAVTTAIYPTLSRLATEAKSKEMITSLRTGLKSILLMAIPGAIGMVVLRQPIVTLLFERGAFDPRATSMTADALFFYSFGIVGLCFYIPLTRAFFAMKDVRTPLLVVVTTLGLKISLNILLVPSLGHSALALTTTLTLFTTAIILSVFFQQRMGGLFDGVFFRFIGATIASGVAMGYVVYLVDTFLAAKLGFGLLLLATRLGIDVGVGALTFGIIGFGLRIYETRHLLHLLSIFRLGRLHKRINALATEQTIPEKGGTTLD, encoded by the coding sequence AATACTTTTCTAATATTAATTCTTACATTACTGTCACGCATCTTAGGCCTTGGTAGAGAGACTGCAATTGCCTACAGATTTGGCACTACCGGGACTGCCGATGCATTTCTTATTGCCTTTACCATTCCTTTCATCTTTTACAGCGCAGTAGGAAGGACTCTGTCCACCGTTATCATACCTGTTTATTCCGAATACGTCGCCCTTGGACAACGTGTTGCTTCCTGGAAATTATTAAGCAAGGTCATTAATTTAGTCTTTCTTATTACCACCGCTAGTACCGTTGTAGCTATAATCAACGCAGCAACACTCGCTAATTTCTTCGGCGCAGGTTTCAACACAGAAGTTTTAGGAATTGCAACCATTCTCATATCACTAATTATGCCTTCAATTATTTTTATGACTTTATCAGGCTTGCTAGGGGGGATTTTAAATGCGAATAATGTATTTGGGCCGCCCGCAGTAGGTCCAGCCATCATGAACATTACGATTATCCTTTTCGCCATGTTCAGTACAATGTGGTTAGGCGTCTACGGTTTAGTTATCGGCACTGTAGTTGGTTCACTATTCTTCCTGTTAGTCCAACTTGTAGCCCTTAAAGGTATCGGTTTCAAATATTTTATTTCATTTGACTTCAAAGACCCGGCTCTATATAAAATTATGCTAGCCATATTACCTATTCTAATAGTATCTGGCATAACTCAACTTTATACTTTAATCGATTTTCGTTTTGCCTCGGCGTTAAGCGAAGGAAGTATAGCAGCACTAAACTATGCAAGAAAAACAATGCAGTTACCCCAGTCCCTTTTTATTACAGCAGTAACAACTGCCATCTATCCAACACTGAGCAGGTTAGCAACAGAAGCTAAGTCTAAAGAGATGATTACTTCGCTGCGAACAGGATTGAAGTCAATCCTGTTAATGGCAATCCCCGGGGCCATTGGTATGGTTGTACTGAGGCAGCCGATTGTAACATTATTATTTGAAAGGGGCGCGTTTGACCCACGCGCAACATCGATGACGGCTGATGCCCTGTTTTTCTACTCTTTCGGTATAGTAGGGCTTTGCTTTTATATACCCCTGACACGGGCTTTTTTTGCTATGAAAGACGTGCGTACTCCACTTTTAGTTGTGGTAACCACCTTGGGTCTTAAAATCAGCTTAAACATTCTGCTAGTTCCCTCGCTGGGACATTCTGCACTGGCACTTACGACGACATTGACCCTATTTACTACTGCAATTATTCTATCTGTATTTTTTCAGCAACGTATGGGCGGACTATTTGATGGGGTTTTCTTTCGTTTTATCGGCGCAACCATAGCTTCTGGGGTTGCGATGGGGTATGTCGTCTACCTGGTTGATACCTTTCTAGCGGCTAAATTAGGTTTTGGACTATTACTTTTAGCCACCCGGTTAGGCATAGACGTTGGCGTGGGAGCCTTAACTTTTGGCATAATTGGGTTCGGCCTTCGGATTTATGAAACTAGGCATCTTTTACATCTACTCTCGATTTTTAGGCTCGGAAGGCTGCACAAAAGGATAAATGCTCTCGCCACTGAGCAAACCATACCAGAGAAGGGGGGTACTACCCTTGATTGA